Proteins co-encoded in one Oncorhynchus kisutch isolate 150728-3 linkage group LG1, Okis_V2, whole genome shotgun sequence genomic window:
- the LOC116376241 gene encoding RNA-binding protein 25-like, whose product RDRETETERQRDRDRETETDRQRDRNIKTETERQRDRETETERQKQRDRNRETERQKQRDRNRETETERQRDRETETERQKQETETERQKQRDRETERQKQRDRETETERQKQRDRETEIERQKQRDRNRRQKQRDRETETERQKQRDRDRETETERQKQRDRNRETETERQRTERQRDRNRETETERQRDRNRETERQRQRDRNRQTERQKQRDRNRDRNRETERRETETERQRDRNRETETERQTERQKQRDRETETERQRDRNRETETERQRDRETETERQRQRDRNRETERQRDRNRETERQKQRDRNRETETERQKQRDRETERQKQRDRNRETERQRDRNRETETERQKQRDRETERQRDRNRETERQKQRDRNRETETERQRDRNRETETGRQKQRDRNRETERQRDRN is encoded by the coding sequence agagacagaaacagacagacagagagacagaaatataaagacagaaacagagagacagagagacagagagacagaaacagagagacagaaacagagagacagaaacagagagacagagagacagaaacagagagacagaaacagagagacagaaacagagagacagagagacagagagacagaaacagagagacagaaacaggagacagaaacagagagacagaaacagagagacagagagacagagagacagaaacagagagacagagagacagagacagagagacagaaacagagagacagagagacagaaatagagagacagaaacagagagacagaaacaggagacagaaacagagagacagagagacagaaacagagagacagaaacagagagacagagacagagagacagaaacagagagacagaaacagagagacagaaacagagagacagaaacagagagacagagaacagagagacagagagacagaaacagagagacagaaacagagagacagagagacagaaacagagagacagagagacagagacagagagacagaaacagacagacagagagacagaaacagagagacagaaacagagacagaaacagagagacagagagaagagagacagaaacagagagacagagagacagaaacagagagacagaaacagagagacaaacagagagacagaaacagagagacagagagacagaaacagagagacagagagacagaaacagagagacagaaacagagagacagagagacagagagacagaaacagagagacagagacagagagacagaaacagagagacagagagacagagagacagaaacagagagacagagagacagaaacagagagacagaaacagagagacagaaacagagagacagaaacagagagacagagagacagagagacagaaacagagagacagaaacagagagacagagagacagagagacagaaacagagagacagaaacagagagacagaaacagagagacagagagacagagagacagagagacagaaacagagagacagagagacagaaacagagagacagaaacagagagacagaaacagagagacagagagacagaaacagagagacagaaacagggagacagaaacagagagacagaaacagagagacagagagacagagagacagaaac